A single window of Aphidius gifuensis isolate YNYX2018 linkage group LG1, ASM1490517v1, whole genome shotgun sequence DNA harbors:
- the LOC122847465 gene encoding F-box/LRR-repeat protein 12-like: MCRKRICHVQEQHHHVDEQIDLINTMNHDSLAQIFMLLPVHERIAMEKVCPKWKEACELAWYDIKKYTFGESAGRVFDKNLLAPSYIEKLLSNFGIYLRDLSLSEKCSSSIMPIIGERCKNLTRLDLIYNELLEINIDHYIHAFKNLNKLTTIEIRVMNMGSCKNLKFQPHIINYLPEEMIKIILDYDREEFMSPKLFVSYY; the protein is encoded by the exons ATGTGTCGAAAAAGGATCTGTCACGTTCAAgaacaacatcatcatgttGACGAACAAATAGATCTCATTAACACTATGAATCATGATTCATTGGCACAAATATTCATGCTGCTGCCAGTACATGAAAGGATAGCCATGGAAAaag tttgtcccaaatggaaagaggcatgtgAACTAGCTTGGtacgacattaaaaaatacacatttgGTGAATCAGCTGGTcgtgtttttgataaaaatttgttggCACCatcatatattgaaaaattattatcaaattttggtatttatttgAGAGATTTGTCTCTTTCGGAAAAATGCAGCTCTAGTATTATGCCGATCATTGGTGAGCGCTGCAAAAATTTAACCCgtcttgatttaatttacaacgagctattggaaataaatatcGATCACTACATTCATGCATTCAAAAACTTAAATAAACTGACAACAATTGAGATACGCGTAATGAATATGGGAAGTTGTAAGAATTTAAAGTTTCAACCTCACATAATCAATTATCTTCCAGaagaaatgattaaaattattttggatTATGATAGAGAAGAATTCATGTCACCAAAGCTTTTCGTAAGTTACTATTGA
- the LOC122847469 gene encoding protein C1orf43 homolog, whose product MTEEQSSISVVIFVAAGVLTIILLFIFAKRQIMRFALRSRRGPHIAIGHDAKKSLKKEIQRRIDVIPRIQYEPQLISDPRYIVEPGSQVLPHYYRLKAVDDIKTLEAEITKYDNFLKRHPSENLRAYLLMTLAAPLNGSGQRLIHQFCDLYEHARHDPTEFSDEEYQVYSRLHMKLIDAARLLKSYPSSRKSSPSRTPIKKNIETKRNILEPRMRPPTDEQQVLHGCRPNTLTVMAFDNTETSV is encoded by the exons ATGACTGAAGAACAATCAAGTATatctgttgttatttttgtagCAGCAGGTGTATTaacgataatattattatttatatttgcaaaAAGACAAATAATGAGATTTGCATTGAGATCAAGAAGAGGTCCTCACATTGCAATTGGTCATGATGctaaaaag tcattaaaaaaagaaatacaacGACGAATTGATGTTATTCCAAGAATTCAGTATGAGCCACAATTAATAAGTGATCCAAGATATATTGTAGAACCAGGAAGTCAAGTTTTACCTCATTATTATAGGCTTAAAGctgttgatgatattaaaacacttg aagcagaaataactaaatatgataattttttaaaacgtcaCCCAAGTGAAAATTTACGtgcatatttattaatgacatTAGCAGCTCCATTAAATGGAAGTGGTCAACGTTTAATACATCAATTTTGTGATTTATATGAACATGCGAGACATGATCCAACTGAATTTAGTGATGAAGAATATCAAGTTTATTCACGTTTACatatgaaattaattgatgCAGCAAGATTACTAAAATCATATCCAAGTAGTAGAAAATCAAGTCCAAGTAGAacaccaattaaaaaaaatattgaaactaaaagaaatatattagaACCACGAATGAGACCACCAACAGATGAACAACAAGTACTTCATGGTTGTCGTCCAAATACATTAACTGTTATGGCATTTGATAATACTGAAACATCAGTCTAG
- the LOC122847468 gene encoding uncharacterized protein LOC122847468, with protein sequence MESFTSTTRYDTKIETFEPCIIDVSSQQQSVQHQQQHQQIIKSNIVSRSSTQSSQDNHNEIINVDDNETNLQNEQVGHIHINNGQQNLTLTPVRLPAVLDGEFFSVIRVDDTNVTVKCHQCQKLLNGNLKSTGNFLSHLKRLHPMVMDKIKTKSNLRKPAIAYVDMSAEKCPEVVRTKRGYRKCYKADEQQQQQQHQQNLEDSYESIDQAECETPVMKRRKSVESNEYNHDANNIVRINQNNNSYNGEDEFDAIGKNVAVKLRNMRIDQRIFAEKLLNDVLFEGQLGTLNRDFSVQNVR encoded by the exons atggaaTCATTTACATCTACAACGAGATATGATACTAAAATTGAAACATTTGAACCATGTATAATTGACGTTTCTAGTCAACAACAATCAgtacaacaccaacaacaacatcaacaaattattaaatcaaatattgttAGTCGATCATCTACACAATCATCACAAGATAAtcacaatgaaataataaatgttgatgataatgaaacaaatttacaaaatgaacAAGTTGGACATATACATATTAACAATGgacaacaaaatttaacattaacacCAGTTAGACTACCAGCAGTTCTTGatggtgaatttttttcagtcaTCAGAGTTGATGATACAAATGTTACAGTAAAATGTCATCAATGCCAAAAATTACTTAATGGTAATTTAAAGTCAActggaaattttttatctcatctAAAg AGGCTTCATCCAATGGTTATGgataaaataaagacaaaatCAAATCTCAGGAAACCAGCAATTGCATATGTTGATATGTCTGCTGAAAAATGTCCTGAAGTTGTAAGAACCAAAAGAGGATATCGAAAATGTTACAAAGCG gatgaacaacaacagcaacaacaacatcaacaaaatcTTGAAGACTCATATGAAAGTATTGATCAAGCTGAATGTGAAACACCTGTTATGAAAAGACGAAAATCAGTAGaatcaaatgaatataatcatgatgcaaataatattgttagaataaatcaaaataataattcatataatGGTGAGGATGAATTTGATGCAATTGGTAAAAATGTTGCAGTTAAACTTCGTAATATGAGAATCGATCAAAGAATATttgctgaaaaattattaaatgacgtTTTATTTGAAGGACAACTTGGTACACTTAATCGTGATTTTAGTGTACAAAATGTTcgataa
- the LOC122847466 gene encoding uncharacterized protein LOC122847466: protein MAKSYELTCERKPTRFMKVPLKSTEQIYLVFLIPVLLSCIVYMLNFAADSVVAYEHYRGNNITWSICTILFIYAPAIVYFILTVSRPGWWLTEDQRTLRGVVTWFILQICQMIAFPLFAIWRFSRQIVVIVDAIFLKGNERVKTLNIAAAPAAIELYFFLQAWFQAIPQAILQVHLLFRERLITRSTGSIIVQVLSIFMSIIVIAIQTALFQRFESQRISGRKLPWAMWLKKYRTDEFGNNDEIKPLQSIVQLNQLSEINPNGPDDKIEEHTEAPRLTLERQVSMTPPLPPKNAQMLPPPAPIRGVTSVASLPPPDMFAPPRPDTLIFDDDHNNTTTTTTTTTTTTPTNNKITTIETNSQTSEIHWRDIKVPQRKDSVKGMEEDDPVGKLIAFIWWFFFILARIFAIALFYEFHPIWLGGIIGIHYIVMLGYLFYHAKDYNITTIFVNLWLGFVYIFVLVEYRIKFKYADKGLFFYYTFVIIQNVIMTLTWFIFDEYDGFWFKYIFYTILASMVLCITSTTVYHVLFKPGTRRVFASEDNKHQKSLNTGNIYFSE from the exons ATGGCGAAAAGTTATGAATTAACTTGTGAAAGAAAACCAACAAGATTTATGAAAGTACCATTAAAATCAACAgaacaaatttatttggtatttttaataccAGTATTATTAAGTTGTATTGtttatatgttaaattttgcTGCTGATTCCGTTGTTGCATATGAGCATTATCGTGGAAATAATATAACATGGTCAATatgtacaattttatttatttatgcaccagcaattgtatattttatattgactgTATCACGTCCAGGCTGGTGGTTGACTGAAGATCAAAGAACATTAAGAGGTGTTGTTACATggtttattttacaaatatgtCAAATGATTGCATTTCCATTATTTGCCATATGGAg ATTTAGCCGCCAAATTGTTGTAATTGTTGATgccatatttttaaaaggaaATGAAAGAGTTAAAACACTCAATATTGCAGCAGCTCCAGCAGCAAttgaactttatttttttcttcaagctTGGTTTCAAGCAATTCCTCAAGCAATTCTTCAAGTTCATCTACTCTTCAGAGAGAGACTAATCACAAGATCCACTGgttcaa ttattgttCAAGTACTATCAATATTCATGTCAATAATTGTTATTGCCATACAAACAGCATTATTCCAAAGATTTGAAAGTCAAAGAATTAGTGGTAGAAAATTACCATGGGCAAtgtggttaaaaaaatatcgtactGATGAATTtggtaataatgatgaaataaaaccACTTCAATCAATTgtacaattaaatcaattatctGAAATTAATCCAAATGGTcctgatgataaaattgaagaacATACTGAAGCACCAAGATTAACATTAGAACGACAAGTATCAATGAcaccaccattaccaccaaAAAATGCACAAATGCTACCACCACCAGCACCAATACGTGGAGTAACAAGTGTTGCATCATTACCACCACCAGATATGTTTGCTCCACCACGTCCTGATACacttatttttgatgatgatcataataatacaaccaccaccaccaccacaacaacaacaacaacaccaacaaataataaaataacaacaattgaaaCAAATAGTCAAACATCTGAAATACATTGGAGAGATATTAAAGTACCACAAAGAAAAGATTCAGTTAAAGGAATGGAAGAAGATGATCCTGTTGGTAAATTAATAGCATTTATatggtggtttttttttattttagcaagAATATTTGCAATTGCATTGTTCTATGAATTTCATCCAATTTGGCTTGGTGGAATTATTGGTATTCATTATATTGTAATGcttggatatttattttatcatgcaaaagattataatattacaacaatttttgtaaatttatggcTTGGATTTGTCTATATATTTGTTCTGGTTGAGTACagaatcaaatttaaatatgctGATaaaggtttatttttttattatacatttgtCATCATTCAAAATGTCATAATGACATTGACATggtttatatttgatgaatatgATGGCTTTTGgttcaagtatatattttatacaatactTGCAAGTATGGTATTGTGTATAACTTCAACAACTGTTTATCATGTGCTATTTAAACCTGGAACAAGAAGAGTATTTGCTAGTGAAGATAATAAACatcaaaaatcattaaatactggaaatatatatttttcagaaTAA
- the LOC122847467 gene encoding cell division control protein 6 homolog, producing the protein MTSKVQAKLNFPIKKNIGFYGKVETTPKKDYTNATCNTPKIKTSPVVKKLMILSSSESSSDSDSDTENYKNEKTTKEILSTPRRVRKSSVSEDKAGLSPPKQKKTSPTITPSPTPSTRMSNLKIGSPRIKEKLSPKILFTDNNKKYQNAKQALHNSATDNLPGREKELAELELFLQKNLDDKTSSSLYISGPPGTGKTACLSKLMEIPKLKQSFKNVYINCTSIKSPGAIYGKILKELGIYAPKSNDKCKKKIEDHLKTNHKMILLVLDEIDQLLSKDLTVLYSIFEWPSIEKSKILLIGIANALDLTTNKLSRLQSSGQFKPQLEPKLMHFTSYNKQQIIDIITARLEEADVADIFTNVAIQMLAGKIAAISGDVRRALDISRRVIEIAESQKLNPVLKPAVDNAKNGGSPKKQQPDKLIDIKEVVAILNSVYGGLQTIEKDEDTFPLQQKLLLCSLMLIRNKGRNKDVTVGKLHEVYKKVCKKRNIHSLDESEFVGLCSLIETQGVLHVTGKKEPRLCKVNLQWDEDELRTALQDKKMMSDIIDDVSCL; encoded by the exons atgactaGTAAAGTACaggcaaaattaaattttccaattaaaaaaaatattggtttTTATGGAAAAGTTGAAACAACCCCTAAAAAAGATTATACAAATGCAACATGTAACacaccaaaaataaaaacatcaccagttgttaaaaaattaatgatattaagTAGTAGTGAATCATCATCAGACTCAGATTCAGAtactgaaaattataaaaatgaaaaaacaacaaaagaaatattatcaacaccaAGAAGAGTTAGAAAATCATCAGTTTCTgaag ataAAGCAGGTTTATCACcaccaaaacaaaaaaaaacatcaccaACAATAACACCATCACCAACACCATCAACAAGAATGAGTAATCTTAAAATTGGATCACCaagaattaaagaaaaattatcaccaaaaattttatttactgacaataataaaaaatatcaaaatgccAAACAAGCATTACATAATTCAGCAACAGATAATTTACCTGGACGTGAAAAAGAACTTGCTgaattagaattatttttacaaaaaaatcttgatgataaaacaTCAAGTTCACTTTATATATCTGGTCCACCTGGTACTGGTAAAACAGCatgtttatcaaaattaatggaaataccaaaattaaaacaatcatttaaaaatgtatatattaattgtacATCAATAAAATCACCAGGTGCAATATatggtaaaatattaaaagaactTGGTATTTATGCACcaaaatcaaatgataaatgtaaaaaaaaaattgaagatcatttaaaaacaaatcataaaATGATACTACTTGTACTTGATGaaattgatcaattattaAGTAAAGATTTAACagtattatattcaatatttgaatggccatcaattgaaaaatcaaaaatattattaattggtatTGCAAATGCATTggatttaacaacaaataaattatcaagattaCAAAGTAGTGGTCAATTTAAACCACAACTTGAACCAAAATTAATGCATTTTACATcttataataaacaacaaattattgatattataacaGCAAGACTTGAAGAAGCTGATGTTGctgatatatttacaaatgttGCAATACAAATGTTGGCTGGTAAAATTGCAGCAATATCTGGTGATGTAAGACGTGCACTTGATATTAGTCGACGTGTCATTGAAATTGCTGaatcacaaaaattaaatccagTACTTAAACCAGCTGTtgataatg ctaaAAATGGTGGTAGTCCAAAGAAACAACAACCTGATAAActtattgatataaaagaaGTTGTGGCAATATTAAATAGTGTCTATGGAGGTTTGCAAACTATTGAAAAAGATGAAGACACATTTCCACTTCAACAAAAACTATTGCTTTGTTCACTCATGCTGATTCGTAATAAAGGTCGAAATAAAGATGTTACTGTTGGcaag cTACATGAAGTTTACAAAAAAGTTTGCAAAAAACGTAATATTCATAGTCTTGATGAATCAGAATTTGTTGGACTATGTTCTTTGATTGAAACACAAGGTGTTCTACATGTTACTGGTAAAAAAGAACCACGATTATGCAAAGTTAATTTACAATGGGATGAAGATGAATTAAGAACTGCtcttcaagataaaaaaatgatgtcaGATATCATTGATGATGTTTCTTGTCTATGA
- the LOC122847472 gene encoding proteasome subunit beta type-7 — translation MATALAPEIPIPGFSFDLCKRNEMLAKKGFTGPTPQKTGTTIVGIVYKDGVILGADTRATAGGIVADKNCRKIHYLSANMFCCGAGTAADTDKVTGMISSQLELHRLNTGRVPRVVTANKLLKQHLFRHQGHIGAALVLGGVDIDGAHLYSIHPHGSSDYHKFTTMGSGSLAAMAVFESRWKPDMTEEEGKLLVADAISAGVFNDLGSGNNIDMCVIRNTEVRGSTFDTRAADYIRPYNIANVKGTREGSYRYKRGTTAILDKTVRPIIIETESVRKIQTESMDTSS, via the exons atggCAACAGCTTTAGCACCAGAAATTCCAATTCCAGGATTTTCTTTTGATCTTTGCAAAag aaatgAAATGCTTGCAAAGAAAGGTTTTACTGGACCAACACCTCAAAAAACTGGTACAACTATTGTCGGTATTGTCTATAAAGATGGAGTAATTCTTGGTGCTGATACAAGAGCAACTGCTGGTGGTATTGTTGCTGATAAAAATTGccgaaaaattcattatttatctgCCAATATGTT ctgCTGTGGTGCTGGTACAGCTGCAGACACTGATAAAGTAACTGGAATGATATCAAGTCAATTAGAACTTCATCGTTTAAATACTGGACGTGTACCACGAGTTGTTACAGCAAACAAATTGTTGAAACAACATTTATTCCGTCATCAAGGACACATTGGTGCTGCATTAGTACTTGGTGGTGTTGATATTGATGGTGCACATCTTTATTCAATTCATCCACATGGTTCAAGtgattatcataaatttacaacaatgGGATCTGGTTCATTAGCTGCAATGGCTGTATTTGAAAGTAGATGGAAGCCAGATATgact gAAGAGGAAGGAAAACTTTTAGTTGCTGATGCAATATCAGCTGGTGTTTTTAATGATCTTGGATCtggtaataatattgacatGTGTGTTATTCGTAATACTGAAGTTCGTGGTTCAACATTTGATACACGTGCTGCTGATTATATTCGTCCATATAATATTGCTAATGTCAAGGGTACACGTGAAGGAAGTTATCGTTATAAACGTGGTACAACAGCAATATTGGATAAAACTGTACGTCCAATAATCATTGAAACTGAATCAGtaagaaaaattcaaacagAATCAATGGATACATCATCATAA